TGTCAATGAAAATTCCAACACCAGTTTTGGTTCTGTTGTCTATTtgctaaaaatataattaatttacaTATGTTAAAAATGACGCTATGCATAGATTTTTAACAGCCTCTTGTGTCTTAAATCTATGGTAtttcaaaataggaaaaaaacagttaagtAAAGCTCATATTGCACTGTATTACTGTCCTTGGGCTGATGATAATACTACCATTATGTAGTATAACCgcaataaaaagaagaaaaaactagATTCACTTATGTAAGGAAATATTACCTTATCCAGCATGTCACCTGGTGCTATATCTATGGATTGTccaagcagaaggaaatctgAAACTCCTTGTGCTACTGCCAAGATGCAGTGGCCTCCAGAGAGTAAAAGAACCAAGAAGGGAAATTCCACGTGATGCGTCAGTCTGATGGTCAGTGCGTGAGCCTCCATGTGATGAATGGGTATGAACGGCTTCTGGTACTTGTTCACCATGTTCAAGCTGTACTGCAGCCCTACTTCAAGGCTTAGTGCAAGTCCTGGTTTTACTGTAGTTGCAACAGCTGCAAGTTCATGTACAGAAACTCCACTGACACTAAGAGCCTCTTTTACTACTTGGTCgatgttttctctgtgaagtTGCTGTGCCACCACAGGAATTATTCCACCCGCTCTAGTAAAACCAAAGAATTACAATACCTTTGTATTTCATAACAGATAGAATGGCATAAACATAGATTTCAGACGCCTCTTAACCTTGCCGTATCCTGCCTGTTTCCTTAGTACATCCTCAAATACCTTGTTTAGCGTAAAGGGCATCTATGCACTGAAGAGAGCATAATTATCACTGGGAGGTCAGAAAAGGATGCAGCTTGCCCTTTTTCGGTACACATATCTCTTAAACGTATCTCAACACTGTTCCAAAACAACGTCTGTAACTTAATATTCACAAGCCCTCACTTGTCAGTTCATGTACTTAGCCACCAATGCCTATATTTGATtaattttcccttaaaaaaaattgagatattTGGTGGTTTTAACAGTAATAATGATTTCATCTTTAATTCAAGCTAGACAGATAAGTAATCTGtctctttttgaaagaaaatactggagGAAACTTGTTAAATgcacagcatttctttcctcaCCCTTAGTAATATCTCAAGCAGAATGTGTTGTGGCCCAAGGGATAGGCACCTACCCACTTCTTACCGAGTTTTCTGGAGAAGACTTTTATACGGATGATATTACAAGtaagaataacaataaaatcATTATTAAGGCGAAAGCCCCGAGAGAAGTATATTCTTACTGTAAATGGACTTCCTTCTGACAGTGCAGTGCCTCTCCCAGAACATTGCCGGCATCGTCCACCACAGCAGCGCCGGTGTCATCACAGCTCGTCTCTATTCCCAGAACTAGTTTCCGAGGATGCTGTTTTCCAGagtgagcagagctgcttctcagCCACACGGCTCGGCCGTGTTTAACCgatttcaaaaggcttttggCAATGCTGTTCATTGTTAAAAATCTATCTGGTAGCTATGTCTACAAAAGAACTGTACAGTTTTATTACTGGAGGGTTTTCAAGCATGTGTTCTGGTCTGATTTTCTGAAGAGGTGGCATTACTTTTAAAGTTACGAATGACCACACATGATATTTAAGaccctaaggaaaaaaaagttgggaggTAATGTCTCTGTTTTACCTTAATCATCCTTCAAGAGAGTTCTTCACCCGCGCTTGCTGCGTATGGTGCTGCTTGCAGTCCTAAGGGAGGGGCACAAACCACAAAGTAAACCCGTGACCCGCGGCAGACCGGCAGCGTGCCTTAGGGCTTTGCTGCCCCCGGCGCCAGCCCGATCCCCAGCTGTTAGCGGTGGTGTCTCCAAGTAGCCTCCTCTTTGCGCTTTCACCGTCAAAGGCTCGCTTCCATCCTCCACAGGCCCACGGAACCGCCTCACGCACGGGCAGCGGGTAAAGGCGGAAGGTGCGCCCCGGCTCCGGCCCCCCGCTGCGCCAGGGCAGCGCCCACCGCCCGGCCCCACCGCGGCCGCTTCTCAGCTGCCCCGCCGGGCGCAGTCGCACTGTGCCCTTGCACCCTGACTTGTCGCCATCTCACGCCCCTCGCCCTCCCCTTTTCCCGGCGGCACGTTTCCGCCCCGCAGGGGTACACCGCCAGCCGGGGCCCGGGCACCCCCGCTCGCCCACCCTCCTAcccccggccgcggccccggcccaGCCCCCACCCGCGCAGGCACGAGGTgccaccgccgccgcccgccctgTCGGCGTGGGTCAGGCAGCGGCGCTGTCCCGCCCACCGGCGGGTCACGGGGCGGGGctcccccggggccgcccccgaggccggcgcggcgcggggccggTTGCGGTGGACACTGCGCTCAGGCCTCCCTGCAAGGCcgaaaaagaaaggcaggcgTCCGAGGGCAAGCAGTTTTAATTCCGCAAGTCGAGAGCTTTGTACAACCGCCCAAAGGCCTCCCTGCCCCGTTACCTGGGGTCCCGGCGGTACCCAACGCGCGTCGCCGCCACTCTGTGTCAATAAATGCGGTCCGTGTCTTGAAGTCCTTGTCACTTGTACACAAAACAGTGATTTGCAAAGGGCTAGCATAGCCTTGTGGTGGTCACTACTTAAAAATTAGCCAGTTACCACTTTCTGTACAAATAACACAATTACTTGcaattgctaaaaaaaaaattcataactcgttacattgccttttttttttaaacagcatctTTATCAAGAAAGTAAATAGCCAGAAAACTCTCTTAGCAAGAAAATAAGTATGCCACTGTgagcttggctttttttttttattattttattttttattttttttccagctcactGGCTGTCACTGCAACCAAAATGTAAATCAAGTCTTAAATGGAGTCTTCTGTTAAGTCTGAGCCGGTTTTGGCTAGCAGACATGTGGTAGACTTCAAAATTAATCCTTTTTCGCAGATAGAGAAATAAGTGCTCAGAGCTCTAGATGTACCTCCTTCACTCTAGTTCCAGAGCTGATTACATACAAGATCACTCAGTACTACATGGTACCCCTAAAACACAGCATTCCTCCCCATTTCCAAGACATGCAAATTATCCAcacctttttctgcaaaagcacaGTTAGTCCATGTGATTTGCCTATTCACCTACTTTTAGCTCGGCTTCTATTCTAACTTACGACCTACACAgagtttctcttctgtgttctgACATTGTTGCTCTATAATGGAGCTGCTTCTCctacaacagcagcagcccttTCCCCCACCATTACAGGCCTCTCAACTACTGAAAAGTAATCCATCAGTCAAGTATCAGAGACAATAGTCAAAAATCCACATCTTAAAAGAAATCTCAATTTTTCAGGATGTACCACTTACACATAGGAAAGTCAGCATCCTGgtaagcaaaatgaaataaacacaaCAGTGGCGACTTGTAAAAGCGTACATAAACTGAGCTATCAAGTTGATGTAGAAATCCCCTGAGCTGACAGTTAAGGACTTTCTTCGGTCtttgtgacaaaaaaaatcacaagaacaGATAAGGCATGAATTACAGCATCAGTTTATGCTAGCTGCCACAGTATTTACTGTGAGACAAACTTTTACAATGCAATAACAAGCACAACCACCTACAATCCATACAGCAGAAACTAGCTACTTTCACTTAATCTAAGAATGCGGTCTCACCAGTCCTTGGCATCGAGGATCCTGGATTTATATGTAAAGTTACCATTTGCATTATGGTTGACTGGGTATTTGTGAAACACTGCTCTCCATTTCAGCTGTTACTCGCACCTTCCTTACAAGTCACTTGCATCAGCCAGGTATACATACAGTCTTAGTGGGGATTATGCTTTAGAGCTGGGCCTGCCCAGTTCTTCATGGAAATCTTTCTTCTAGAGGTTTCCGATTCACATTTAAGTATTTGAAGGCATCTTCTTATAAACTGAACTTTCATCCCAGACAATGCTGCAGGAAGTAGGAATTGTATCTCAGATGTAAAAGCACCTCTCATTGAATACCATTAGATACACAGCACAGCAGACTCCTCGTTTCCTTCACCTGGGGAGCAGCAGTAGCCATGTCAGGGGAGGTCAGTGTCAAACCTTCTGCTTAATATTTATTGATGCCAAAAATTCGAACGCCATGCAACTGTGGCAGCTTGGGGATAAGCACGGTCAAGAGAGATGTTGTGTTGAGGATAAAGTGTGTTGGATCATACTTTGTGTAGAAACTCGCCAGGAAGTACCTGCAGGAGAAAAGGGAGCAAGCTTAGCTGATGACACCCTTgtctaaaaaataaacaaacaaagcatAGTTGAAAAAAGTGCTTTAGCAATCAGTAATATTTTACTGGTTAACAACCGATCTATTCCTGTATTAAGTATCTGACCTGAGGTTCTAGAATATCTACAGCAAAATCATGGACTAAGTCTCTTCTTCCCATACTCCTCAAGGTGCCAAAAAGCAACTCTCAGCTAGTATTTTCCTCCAGCACTTCTCCCCGCCCCTCAAGTTGGAGTCTCTGACTTCTGCACCTACAAGCCTGATTTATGATACCTTTTAAATAGTGTAAGATCTGTTACCAAAATACTCGCAGTTCTGCTACCCTAGCAAGCTCAGTGACAAAGCATGTGacatttttcagtgcaaaaatcATTTATGCTGAGCACATCTGTGATTggcatgattttaaaatgcttcccGTCTGGCAGATGTTTccagcacatttttcttttaagctagTTCACAACCTGTTCAACTGCAAGAATAAGGAAATGTGCATCAGAAAATCCAATTCACTACCAACTTCTTTACACTTTGAGCCAATAATTTCATCTTGTTCTTTGCAAAAACTAGTCACAGAAATGAGGCTATCAgattgttgggggttttttcccagcaaaacGGAGATGTTTATTCTGCTACTTATGCATTATTAGTGCATGAAGAGAACCATACACAAGCGTTATGAATACAAAATTCCCACTGGGAAGTGGGAAGCTATCTTTgaagaaagaggatttttttttgaggagttatatatatatttttcagtttctatcCTTTGTGAACCAACTTTCTAAACACGATGCAGgatcttccctcccccccaccctgccatGCAAGTGGACAACTTCcttcagggaaaaagagaaagccttttTAGAGTTGGATACTAAATACATATCTGATTTCCTTTAGCTACACAACCATACTTTTGTCAACAGAGACAGGCGGTGTAGAATTTCTGATCTATTTACATAGCTAGTGTAAACAATCtgtacaaagcaaaaccaacatgCAAAATCCTAGACTGCCACACTCCTCGTAATTCACAAGTTGCAAAATGGTTAATAAATGCTGTCATATGCTAAAGGCAATTAGTTTAGATTTTCAATATTTATGACTTCACAACCTCCTAAAGAACTTCAAGAGTCAACAGTAAGTTTTCCTCACAACATTTCTAATCTTTAAAACCTGCCCCACTAATAACTGTTTGCAAACTTCGACTTCAGTATGTGAACTAGAGGGtcaaaagctgcaggaagaaaggTTGTTGCTTATATGGCCCGTAAATACGTACTCCCTACCTCTGTGATGtagaaacaaacaagcaagcaaaaaaagagagaaaatgcttttagaaTGTAAATTGCAACCCATTTTGTTGCACCTTTTGAAATCATGGTTTTATGATTCAATTCATAAATTGAATAAATTCGTAATACCGTTTTGAACTCACAGAATTATAGGAGAGATTGTGAAGAATTTCCTTGAAGATGTAAATTGTACTCCATAATCCAGTTGTTCCCAGTGTGTTAGCAGCCTAGCTTTCCCCTGATCAGGTGTTTCAAAAGGAGTTCCCTTTACTGCATGCAAAAACACATACATTCcctggggaaaataaaaagtgaatacAGTGGCACTTTTAGCTATGGTTTTTTATAATTGTTACATTGTTCAATGCATTGTAAAAAAAGGGAGTACATGAATTCTCACGCAGAAGAGCTGCTAGCCTGTAATGTCAAATTattgaagaggaaggaagagacaaGAAGTGATTTGCCCGAGGTTGTGCAGTCAGTGGCACAGTCAGAATTAAAGCCAAAGTCTATGTGACATCCGATCCACTGCCTTGTCTTCTACATTAGATGGCAGAAATTGCATGAAGTCAACAGAATTTTAACAAGCACTGTAACAAGTATAGGGCTGCTGATTTATATTACCACTTTCCTAACACAGTGTTAATTGAGTTATGAGGCAGAGTCTGCACAAAGCAAAAATCTATCTCCGAATCCTGGCAATATTACAAGaacttttgaaagctttctCAGCCCCCCACCAGCTTCAAATACTTCAAAGCCGACTACCAGCAATCTGTTGAATACCATCTGTCCatctctttgctgcttctccttaaCCACACTGGACTTCCTTTGCgtttgtttctgtttgatgGGAGCATGCCATGTCTGGTCTGTTCTGAAAGATCAATTTGGGCCCATTGATTTCAGATGGGGGAGTCCGCCCTCTTCAGTTTttacaaacatttgttttctatcAAAGAGAGCACACCAACTCCAAGCAAGAGTCTCTATCAGAAAGTATCagacttccttttctttccttcaggtTCGTTCTTATGCACATACAGAAATTGTTATAGAAAGCTTTATACAGAAAAATCACCTTTCTTCCGCGTTCTTATAAAGGAGGTGAAATTTGAGCAAGTCACTTCACGtcttcttccacttttttttttgaacagccCCCTGACCGGAGGCCTACTAACCTAAGACAATTGATTTGCTTAATTAATTCTTCAATTCATGATGTTTGCAGAGTCTCAGTTTTAATAACTTAATCAAAAGGCACTTTTAGGACAGATCCAAATGCTTACTACATACTTTATTTTGCACTGGTACTTGCGGAAGGGACCACCAAAAATGCTTTCAAGGTGAGCTAAGAGTTTTCCATTAGTGgaaattcaagatttttttgtttgtcaaaCCATTCA
The window above is part of the Gymnogyps californianus isolate 813 chromosome 7, ASM1813914v2, whole genome shotgun sequence genome. Proteins encoded here:
- the ORMDL1 gene encoding ORM1-like protein 1, translated to MNVGVAHSEVNPNTRVMNSRGMWLTYALGVGMLHIVLLSIPFFSVPVAWTLTNVIHNLGMYVFLHAVKGTPFETPDQGKARLLTHWEQLDYGVQFTSSRKFFTISPIILYFLASFYTKYDPTHFILNTTSLLTVLIPKLPQLHGVRIFGINKY